GTGAACTTTCCGGCGGACAGAAACAACGCACCTTGATCGCCAGAGCCTTGATGACCGATCCTGAAATTCTGCTGCTCGATGAACCAACTGCCAGCGTTGATATCACGATCGAAAAAGATATTTATGAAACTTTGAAAATTATTAATGAGACTAAAACGATAGTGATGGTTTCGCATGATATTGGATTTGTTTCCTCTTATGTGAATAAAGTTACCTGTTTGAATGTCTGTTCCTGTACGCACCGGATCGATGAGATCAAGGGAAGTTCCATTATGGATGTTTATAATGGTTCGATCATGACGCTGGAGCATGAGTGTAAGTTGTAAACCTGTCATTCCGAGAAGTCCTTATAATGGCATCTTACGAGGAATATTGGTAGAACATGTTAAAGCCAATATCCTTCATAAAATCAACAAGGAGAGATTGTTGGGATGACAAAAGTTAGTAATTAACCACCAATCTTCAGTTGGTGGTTTTAAAATGAAGTAATATAGAAGGAAAACCGTTTTAACGGTTTTAGAAAGGGAGAACAGAATGCCCAAACACTCACTAAAAATCTGCTGGTTTCATATCATCTGGTCAACGAAAAACAGAATTCCTTTCTTTCAAGATAAAAAGAAATGTGTTCAAGTTACAAAAATTATTAAAAACATCTGTCTTGAAAACAATATATATTTCAAGATTGGTCATATAAATCCTGAACATATCCATATTTTAGTAGATCTTCCTGTTGATTTGACTATTAAGAGAATGATGCAGTTGATCAAGGGAATTTCTTCACATACTATCAATGAATCTTTGATGTTTAAACAGAAATTCTCATGGGCGCGAGGGTATGCCGCTTTTTCTGTATCTGAAAGTCAATTGGATAAAGTTATCCACTATATAAAAAATCAAGATGAACATCATAGAAGGATGAGTTTCCGGGAAGAATGGGAATTGTTTTGTCGTAAATACTTGGAAACCGTTAAAACGGTTAAAGTTGCAACCTCCAGCAAAATCCCACCAGATGAATCTGGTGGTTAATGACTTCCTGTCATCTAATGCTTCTGTTATCGTGAGTTTATCGAAGTGTGAGAGGACAAGGTTAAAAAGGACTCCATGTTTTGACAGGCTCAACATGACAAGAGAATTTAATATCAAAGGAAAATCAGGATAAGTTATGCAAGATTTTTTCACAGCATTATTCCAGCACACATTTCTGCAGAATGCAGTACTGGGAGGAATTCTATCCAGTATTGTCTGCGGGATCATGGGAACATTCGTAGTCATAAAGAGGATAGTTTTTATCAGCGGCGGTATTGCTCATGCCATTCTGGGAGGAGTCGGGATCGCTTATTATCTCGGCATCGAACCGATCATCGGAGCATTTGTTTTTGCGATTCTTGCTGCTGTTATTATCGGACTGGTAAAACTGAAAGCAAAACAGCAGGAAGATACGGTTATCGGAGCTTTATGGGCGATTGGAATGGCTCTCGGCGTAATTTTCATATACCTGACTCCCGGTTACAATGTCGATCTGCTGACCTATCTTTT
This portion of the Candidatus Cloacimonadota bacterium genome encodes:
- the tnpA gene encoding IS200/IS605 family transposase; protein product: MPKHSLKICWFHIIWSTKNRIPFFQDKKKCVQVTKIIKNICLENNIYFKIGHINPEHIHILVDLPVDLTIKRMMQLIKGISSHTINESLMFKQKFSWARGYAAFSVSESQLDKVIHYIKNQDEHHRRMSFREEWELFCRKYLETVKTVKVATSSKIPPDESGG